The following proteins come from a genomic window of Parambassis ranga chromosome 4, fParRan2.1, whole genome shotgun sequence:
- the vamp4 gene encoding vesicle-associated membrane protein 4 isoform X1 yields MREPDQEEQPEDNMPPKFKRHLNDDEVTGSIRSERRNLLEEDSDEEEDFFLRGPTGPRFGPQNDKIKHVQSQVDEVIDVMQENISKVIERGERLDDLQDKSESLSDNASAFSSRAKQLHRRMWWRDMKMKIIIASVVVALLLIIIIPVILRYH; encoded by the exons ATG AGGGAGCCAGACCAGGAGGAGCAGCCTGAAGACAACATGCCCCCCAAGTTTAAACGACATCTCAACGATGATGAGGTCACGGGATCTATTCGGAGTGAGAGG aggaaCCTTTTAGAGGAGGActctgatgaagaagaagacttctttct GAGGGGCCCTACAGGACCCAGATTTGGACCTCAGAATGACAAAATCAAGCA CGTGCAGTCGCAGGTCGATGAGGTGATCGACGTGATGCAGGAGAACATATCCAAGGTGATAGAGAGGGGCGAGCGTCTTGACGACCTGCAGGACAAGTCAG AGAGCCTGTCGGACAATGCATCTGCCTTCAGTAGCCGAGCCAAACAGCTGCACAGGAGGATGTGGTGGAGAGACATGAAG ATGAAGATAATCATTGCATCAGTAGTTGTTGCTCTCCTGCTGATTATCATCA TTCCAGTGATCCTGCGGTATCACTAG
- the vamp4 gene encoding vesicle-associated membrane protein 4 isoform X2 produces the protein MPPKFKRHLNDDEVTGSIRSERRNLLEEDSDEEEDFFLRGPTGPRFGPQNDKIKHVQSQVDEVIDVMQENISKVIERGERLDDLQDKSESLSDNASAFSSRAKQLHRRMWWRDMKMKIIIASVVVALLLIIIIPVILRYH, from the exons ATGCCCCCCAAGTTTAAACGACATCTCAACGATGATGAGGTCACGGGATCTATTCGGAGTGAGAGG aggaaCCTTTTAGAGGAGGActctgatgaagaagaagacttctttct GAGGGGCCCTACAGGACCCAGATTTGGACCTCAGAATGACAAAATCAAGCA CGTGCAGTCGCAGGTCGATGAGGTGATCGACGTGATGCAGGAGAACATATCCAAGGTGATAGAGAGGGGCGAGCGTCTTGACGACCTGCAGGACAAGTCAG AGAGCCTGTCGGACAATGCATCTGCCTTCAGTAGCCGAGCCAAACAGCTGCACAGGAGGATGTGGTGGAGAGACATGAAG ATGAAGATAATCATTGCATCAGTAGTTGTTGCTCTCCTGCTGATTATCATCA TTCCAGTGATCCTGCGGTATCACTAG